A genomic window from Silene latifolia isolate original U9 population chromosome 11, ASM4854445v1, whole genome shotgun sequence includes:
- the LOC141610812 gene encoding organic cation/carnitine transporter 3-like: MERDSISPEAEVNVPLELSVEEMIEQSIGVVNWTQILQAVLVSLQTFFDSQQTFISIFAHAQPTWHCTTNNKACTSRSNLCELTKTDWAWDSGNVHTSVISEWNLECTSSVFASMPATSYFVGSLLGGLVLAALGDSSLGRKNLLCISTLVMSLTALASAFSPNIWVYSIFRFLCGIGRAPLAICVLVLVTERVSRKWRPQAVMAGFIFLSLGMMGLTGIAFLNKGASWRSLYIWTSVPGIISSVLCYVFLYESPRWLLMQGREKDAMAVLRALGSITSIGTSLPKINTEQKLPKTNPFISLKILLSRRWAVKRLLASMLLAFGIGVMYFGMFLGVGNLGFDIYLTSVFNASLSLSSYMLAFLWWIQHCNRRSSLLGFCTISGAACIIFSVVGKGHKGVLIGLELTSLFCACMAFNVLLMYMVELFPTCVRNTGSSLVRQAMILGSAFDPMLVLLGNKSIIYSYGTFGLAMLLSGVLALSLPETRGKVLCDTMEEQELMDQERKLIP, from the coding sequence ATGGAGCGGGATAGCATTTCACCTGAGGCGGAAGTCAATGTTCCGCTGGAACTGTCTGTGGAAGAGATGATTGAGCAGAGTATTGGTGTCGTAAATTGGACTCAAATCTTGCAGGCAGTCCTAGTCTCACTACAAACATTTTTTGACAGTCAGCAAACATTCATCAGCATCTTTGCTCATGCTCAGCCGACATGGCATTGCACCACTAATAACAAAGCCTGCACATCCAGGTCCAACCTGTGCGAACTCACCAAGACCGACTGGGCTTGGGATTCCGGGAATGTGCACACTTCGGTCATATCAGAGTGGAATCTTGAATGCACCAGCTCTGTTTTCGCTAGCATGCCTGCAACTTCCTACTTTGTTGGTAGCTTATTGGGTGGCTTGGTGCTTGCAGCATTAGGCGATTCATCGCTAGGTCGAAAGAACCTGCTTTGCATATCAACCCTGGTAATGTCCCTAACTGCATTAGCATCTGCATTTTCTCCTAATATTTGGGTTTACTCGATATTTCGTTTTCTATGTGGGATTGGGCGTGCTCCATTGGCAATCTGTGTTCTTGTTTTGGTGACGGAGAGAGTTTCTAGAAAATGGCGTCCACAGGCAGTCATGGCTGGATTCATCTTCTTATCTCTTGGAATGATGGGTTTGACTGGTATTGCTTTTTTAAACAAGGGTGCCTCATGGAGAAGTCTGTATATATGGACTTCAGTTCCGGGAATTATAAGCTCCGTATTGTGTTATGTCTTTCTATATGAGTCTCCTAGATGGCTCCTCATGCAGGGGCGAGAAAAGGATGCCATGGCCGTTTTAAGAGCCCTCGGATCTATTACTTCAATCGGCACGAGCTTACCAAAGATCAACACTGAACAGAAACTACCTAAAACAAATCCTTTCATATCTCTTAAGATTCTACTAAGTAGACGATGGGCTGTGAAACGATTGTTAGCATCAATGTTATTAGCTTTTGGCATTGGAGTTATGTACTTTGGCATGTTCTTGGGTGTCGGAAACTTGGGTTTCGACATCTACTTAACCTCAGTATTCAATGCATCACTATCCCTCTCTTCTTATATGCTCGCCTTCCTATGGTGGATTCAACACTGCAACCGAAGGAGCTCTTTGCTCGGGTTTTGCACGATCAGCGGAGCAGCATGCATTATCTTTTCAGTCGTTGGAAAGGGCCATAAAGGTGTACTCATTGGTCTGGAGCTAACATCTCTATTTTGTGCATGCATGGCCTTCAATGTATTATTAATGTACATGGTAGAGCTCTTTCCGACATGTGTTAGAAATACTGGTTCATCGCTGGTAAGGCAGGCAATGATCTTGGGCTCAGCTTTTGATCCGATGCTGGTTCTGTTAGGGAACAAAAGTATTATCTACTCATATGGAACCTTCGGGTTGGCAATGCTATTGTCTGGGGTTCTGGCTCTCTCTCTGCCGGAAACTAGGGGTAAGGTGCTTTGCGATACCATGGAGGAGCAAGAACTCATGGACCAGGAAAGAAAGTTAATTCCCTGA